In Methanofervidicoccus sp. A16, the sequence CAAAGATCTCTTCATCCTCCTCTAACACCTTTATCTCATCGATATAGAGCATGAGATCCTCCACCTTTGAATGTTTACATCCCACCATTAGATCCAGGGCTCTAACCCATCCCTCAAGTTTCCCATCTTCAACTACTGGAGCGTAGGTTTTGTTCTTTCTATACATCAACTCAATAGCCTCCCCTCCCACCATATCGGGAGACAGTGTTATAAAATCTCTATTCATTATCTCTTTAACCTTAGGCATCTTTACCCTCGGAATTTTTTGTTATTAATAAGAAATATACAGTGTATCGAGTCTTTCCTACTCTATTTAGTATTTAAGAGTATCTTGAAGAGATTAATAAATAATAATAATCTGGATTACTTTTTCATATAACTTCCTTTAAATAACAATGATATTTTTTATTTTTATGATTTTATTTATTTTTTAACTTTGTTTTTAATATTATTTTAATATTTAACTCTAATTCCCATCAAAAAATCCTGATAAGAATAGCAATAATTATAATAAAAAAGTTAATTATAATAAAAATATAAAAAGAAGATATTAAAATCAAAATAAGAGATAAATAATCACCTCCTAGGACGCTCTAAGACACTATGGAAGTGGAGTAGATCCTTCTTAGCAGGTTGCTATTATTAATTTTGTTAAAAGTATTATATTTTAATTATAACCTTAGTTCCCACCAAGGAGTAATTAAAAAATAATAAAAGATAATCAATATAATTATAAATCATAATGAAAATAATCAATATAAAACCTATTCTTTTAAAGATCTTTCCGAACCTTTAGGTAAGATAGAAAATCATATTCTGATATCCACTAATTAGAAGGTATTCAGAGGATCATTCTCCTCCAATCTTCTTTTTAAAAATGTTATATCTGGGTTATAGAAGTTTTTATTTTAAACATTTTCTTTATTTTTTTATCTTATTATTTTTTATAATTATTTTTATTATTTTTTAAACTATTCTTTTGATGGGAAGTAGGGTTTTAATTATAATTTTTATTATTTAAATCATTACTTTAATGAAAATTAAGGTTTTAATATCTATAATAATCATTTATTACTTTATTAAGATCATTTCGATAATTGTTTATCCAAATATTGTAAAAATTCTCTATTAAAGGTGAAAACGTTGAAGGTGGCTGCACTCTACTCTGGAGGAAAGGATTCTGCATATGCCCTGTGGTGGGCGCTACATCAAGGCTGGGACGTTAAGTACTTAGTAAATGTAGTACCTGAAAACAGAGAGAGTTATATGTTCCATGTTCCCAATGTAGAGTTAACAGAGTTAGTCTCCCAGAGTACAGGTATCCCCCTTGTAAGGGTATATACTAAGGGAGAGAAGGAGAAAGAGGTACTGGATCTAAAGAGAGCCTTAGAGAAGTTGGATATTGATGGAGTGGTTAGTGGGGCGATTGCAAGTGAATACCAGAGGAGGAGGATAGACCACATATGTGAGGAGTTAGGTATAAGGTCCTTCGCTCCACTCTGGCACAAGGACCAGGAGTTGATACTTAGAGATGCTGTCAAGTTCTTCCAGTTTAAGATCGTCAGTGTGTCTGCATACGGGTTAGGGAAGGAGTATCTTGGAAAAACTATCGATGAGAACAATCTCCAAAAGTTAATAGAAGTTATGGAGAGGTATGGGATAAATAAAGCCTTTGAGGGTGGAGAGGCTGAGACCTTTGTCTTCGATGCACCTTACTTTAAAAAGAAGATAGTTGTAGTAGATTACGAGATCCTCTGGGATGGAAGATCTGGAGTTTATATAGTCAAAGAGGCCAAACTAGTTGATAAGTACTAACATAGAGTCCTATGGGATGCTGGGATACTGAGGGTACTGTTACAGTTGGGACATTGAATTGTAGTTTCCCCAGATTTGTAGTTTGCCTCAAAGGGTTTTTTACAGTTAGGACACAGCCATATCCTCTTGGAGGTTTTCACACATTCTCCAATATCGCCAACTGTTGGATACCTTTCACAGGATCTATCGCTGTTGTCCTTCTTATACCTAAAAAAAGATTCAACTGTACTTAGATATAGATTTACAGTAGATTTGTTTATACACTCCTCCCCACCACATATGGGACAGAGGATTTTTAACTCCTTTTTATCTTTAGTACTCATGATATAACCTCACTGGAAATAATATTACTGATATTTTATCTATTACAATAGTTTATAAATACTTTGTTTAGAGACTGCATATAGTAAAAATCTGATAAAAACAATTTTCCTAGAATTGAGCATTTCATATTTTTTATTTTTAATTAATTATTATTTTTTTAATAATAATTTTTACTTTTAACTTTTATATATAATTAGAAGTAAGTTTACCATTTTTATAGGATTACTTTATTATTACTGACAATCCAATAAATACCTTTCTTTTATTATGGTGAAAAAATATGATCTACTGTTTAGGTCCTAAAGGAAGTTACTCTGAAATGGCTGCTAAAATATTCTCTAAAATCCTGGGAAAAAATACTATAGTATGTTGCAACTCTATATACGATGTTTTTCAGGCGTTAGAAAACAGTGAAAATGACGCTTATGGTGTTGTACCATCTGAGAACTCCATAGAAGGATCTGTATCTCTTACCCAGGATCTACTATTGGAGTTCTACGACAAGATCAGAATATATGGAGAGTTGGATATAAATATTAATCACTGTCTAGTGGGATATAACAAAGAAAAGATAAAGAGAGTATACTCCCATCCCCAGGCACTTGCCCAGTGTAGAAAGTATATAAAAAAGCATGGTTGGGAAGTTGTGCCAGTATCCAGTACCGCCAAGGCTGTTAAGTTGGTTAGATCTCTAGGAAGTGAAGAGGTTGGAGCAATTGCCTCAAAGGAGGCTGCTAAACTCTACAATTTAAAGGTCCTTGAGGAGGGAATACAGGATTACAGAAACAACACCACAAGGTTTATACTTATTGGAAGAAAAGGATCAAAGTTGGAGTTAAAGGGAGATGAGACGAAAAAATCTACAGTTATAGTAAAACTGATAGAGGATAGGCCAGGTGCTCTATACGAGATATTAAAGGTATTCAACGATTTTAAGGTCAATTTAACGAGGATAGAGTCAAGGCCCTCAAAGGAGGAGTTGGGCAACTATATATTCTACATCGACTACATAACTCCTGACAATGAGGAGGATCTTATAGAGGCGTTAAAGAGGCATGTGGCATATATAAAACATTTAGGAAGTTATAGGGTTTTTAGTAGGGGTTGATCTATTTTTTAAGGGATGCTATAATCAAGTATCATTAAACTAATAAAAATAATAAAAAGAATAATTAAAATCAGAATGATAGTTTAAAAGAATTAAATAAAAATAAAAAATAATTATATAAAATTAAAAACTTTTCTAATCAAAAGTTAATAAAGAAAGTTAGATGAAATTATTATATTTACTTTTTTATCTCCATTATTTTTATTATGGTTATTATTTTTATTATTCTTCTAATTACAATCTTGATGGGAACTGAGGTTTATTCTTATTTTTTATTAAGATTTTTGATAGGGAACTTAAATAGTAAAAAATTAAAAAAAACAAAAGAGTGTAAAAGATTCTGTTATAACAAATTATTATCTTTTAACCGGCAAATATTTACTCCTTTTAACAATTTTAACATTTATAGAGATTTTAGACGTGTTATTTCAATATAGTGAAAACCAAAAATAAAAATTTTTAATTACAAACCTCCATCTAACTTATTTACAATCTCTTTAATCTCCTCTACCTTCTCCTTCATGATCTCCTCAGTATCTCCCTCCAAGTTCAACCTTAGGAGAGGTTCAGTGTTGGAGGGCCTTATGTTGAACCACCAACCTTTACAGTACACAGAGAGTCCATCTAATTCCTCTATTTCACAGTTCTTATATATCTCCTTCAGTCCCTCCAGTATCCTTCTCTGATCCTTTACCTTGAAGTTTATCTCGCCACTGTGGTAGTACTTCTTATACTCCCTCCATATCTTTGAGAGAGGTTCCCCTCTCTCCTCCATAGTGGACAGTATGTAGTTTAAGGCGATTAAGGGACCTTCGAAGTATCCTATCTCCTTGAAGTAGAAGTGATTTGAAAGTTCCCCTGCAAACTCCCCATCTATCTCCTGCATAAGTTTCTTTATAAAGTAGTGTCCCACCCTACTCTTTACAGGAATTCCTCCGTATCTCTCTATTACCTCGGGAACAACCTTACTACACCTTAGATCGTATATTATCTTTACCCCCTCCTTTTCCCTCAGTATCTCCCTGGATATTATGGCAGTGATCATATCCCCCTGGAGAACATCACCTCTCTCATCAACTATACCTATTCTGTCCCCATCTCCATCGAAGATTATCCCAATATCACAGTTGTTATCCCTTACAGTTTTTATAATATCCCTTAGACAGGAGATCTTCAAGGTATCAGGTTGATGTGCCGGAAAGGTTCCATCTGGGTAGTCGTTTATAAATATATGGTCCTTCAACAACTCCTCCAGTATCTCCTTCTCTACAATGGAGGTACTGCCGTTGGCAAAATCAACTGCCACCTTTATATCGTAGGAATTACACCTCTTTAAAAAGAATCTCTTATACTCCGATGAGACATCAACCTTTAACTCCTCTAAATCTATCTCCTCAACTTCCCTCCTTTGGGAATCTTCTAATTTCTCCTTTTTAAATATTGGCTTTATCTCCTCTACTGGAGATATAGGGAGTGCATTCCTATCACACATTTTAAAACCTGTATACTCTGGAGGGTTGTGAGAGGCAGTTATAATTACTCCTAAGTCATATCTATTCCTTGTGCCGAAGTACATAAGGGGCGTAGATATGGTACCTCCGTAGGATACCTTACCTCCAGATTCCATTATACCAAATATAAATGGTTTCAGGAGTTCCTTTGAACCTATCCTTACATCGTTGGCGACAAGTATATTCTTGTATCCCTCTCCTAGAACTCTACCTAAGGAGTATGCAAAGTTCTCATCTAGTTGTTCCCTAAATATGCCCCTTATATCATAGGCTTTAAATACCAAGGTATCACCTAAGTACTGAGAATATTAAATTTATTATTTTTATTTTAATATTTATAAAATGGGAGAAAGATTTTTTCTTAATTTTTATAAATATTATTATAATCATTATTTTTATTATTTGAATAACAATTCTATTACAGGGATAAAATGCTAAAAACTGAAAACCTCTCTGTTGGATATGGTAACTACATTGTAGTAGAAGGCATAAACTTAGAGATAAAGGAGAGGGAGATACTCTGTATAATAGGACCTAATGGAGCGGGAAAATCTACACTTCTAAAGACCATAGCCACATATTTAGAACCTAAGGGAGGAGTTGTCTATTTAAACGGTAGAAATATTCACAGGTTATCTCCCAAGGAAATTGCAAGGGAGATGTCTGTAGTACTAACCGAGAGGGTTAATCCAGGTAATCTAACTGGGTACGATATCGTTGCTATAGGTAGACATCCCTATACAGATATATTTGGAAGATTAAGTGAGAGGGATAGGGAGGTAATAGAGTACGCAGCGAAATCTGTAAATGCAACACATCTGTTAAGTAAGAACTTCTTTGAGATGAGTGATGGAGAGAGGCAAAAGATAATGATAGCGAGAGCCCTCGCCCAGGAACCTAAGGTACTCATATTAGATGAACCTACAAGTTTTCTAGATGCAAAACATAAGATAGAACTAACTATACTACTTAGAAAACTTGCAATAGAGAACAACTTGGCGATAGTGGTTACACTACATGATATAGAGTTGGCCCTTAGGATAGCAGATAAGATGGCTCTTATTAAAGATGGTAGAATTATCGCCTATGGATGTCCAGAGGATGTCATGAAGAGGGAGGTTGTAAATAATCTTTACGATTTGAAGAGTGCAAACTACAGTGAGGTGTTGGGATACTTCGAGTTGAAATCCTCTGGGAGGAGGAACTGTAAGGTATTTCTAATATGTGGAGGGGGCACAGGTGCCAATGTAATGAGGTTCCTCGTTAAAAATGGATACAAGGTGGCTGTTGGAGTACTCCATAAAAACGATATAGACTATACAGTTGCTGAAACTATGGGACTGGAGATAGTGGAGGAGGAGCCTTATAATCCTATATCCCAGAGGAGTTATGAGAGGGCATTAGAGGAAATCAGATCCTCCGATGTTATTATATATACAGATTTTCCCCTTGGAGAGATGAATAAGTTAAATAGGGAACTTGTGGAGGAGAGTATAAAACTTGGTAAGTACATGATAAAGTACGATGGATGTGTGGAGAGGTTGAAGGAAAGGTTAAATGAGTATTATAACTATTCTAACCTCTAACAGTTTATATATTTTGTATTTTCTGTAAGTGTTATAGTTTTTATATTAATGTTTATAATAGAAATCTTTATATAATATTCTTTTAATTATTTAAAACATTCAAAAAATTTTGAATGTTCTATATTTTTTAAACAAAAGTATTACCTGTGAAACTATGGAGGAGATCAAAGAGACAATTATTGAATTATTCTCCGATATTGCAGAGATACATGGACATAGTAGATCCCTTGGAAAGATCTACGCAATTCTCTACCTCGCCGACAAACCTCTCTGTATAGAGGATATAGTTAAGGAGTTGGGGATGAGTAAGGGAAATGTAAGTATGAATCTGAACAAACTTGAGGAGATAGGTCTTGTTAAAAAGATCTGGATAAAGGGAGATAGGAGAAACTACTACAGATGTGTGGGAGGTTTCTCCTCCTACAAAGATATCGTTAAAAGGAAGTACGAGACTATCTCCAGAGCCTGTGATAAGTTGGAGAAGTTAAAAAAGAAGTACAATATTGGTGAAAATGACAGTATCTCTAAAAAGTTGAAACGTATTGAACGTATGAGAGAGGTGTCAAGGAGAGTGTTGGAGGTGCTTGAGGAGATAGATAAAGATCTCGGTGAAGAGATATGATCGAAGATATACTGAGAAAAATTGCTATCTTTTCAGAGAGAAGGCCCTTCCTTATGTTAGTGATCATTTTAATAATCACTATCTTTGCAGGGATAGGGGCAACGAAGGTTAAATTTCAAACAGCCTTTGAGAAAATGCTCCCACAGGATAATCCTGTTATAGAGACACTCTACGAGGTAAGAGACAACTTTGGAGGTACAGATATTATATCCATCTGTATAAAGTTGAAACCTTCAGATAGTTCAGATAAGGTGAATGACATAAGAGATCCTAGGGTTCTAAGGTATATAAAAATTCTAGAGGCTGATCTGGAGGAAATAGATGGTATTACAGGTGTAAATTCTCCTGTGGATGTTATAATTGAGAGAAATAACGGGACTGTTCCCAATGACATAGAGACTGTAAAGGAGATCTACAACTCACTGCCAGAGGATGCTAGAAATGGAATTTTCAATCATGACTACTCCATGGTTGTGGTAAATGCCTACACAGATGCAGGAGGAGATCAGGAAAAACTTATGGAAGTTATGAAGGACATCTATCAACGAATTGAAGATTCACCTGTCCCTCCTGGTATTGAGGTAGTATGTACAGGTACTCCTCCTATGAGAAGACTTCTGGATAATCTTATGAGGGAGAGTCAGATATTCACAACCTTAATCGGTGGAATAGGTGTATTAATTGTACTCTTCTTCTACTTTAGGAAGCCCCTCTCCACCATCATGCCCCTGATACCTATAGTAATAGCGGTGATATGGACAGGAGGTGCTATGGGATTACTTGGCATCCCTGTAGATATGGCGACTGCAGGTATAGGTTCCCTACTCCTCGGTATAGGTATAGACTACGGTATTCACCTTATGCACAGGTACGAGGAGGAGCGTAAGAAGGGGAGGGATGTGGCAGAATCTATAGAAACCGCAGTTGTAAGTACTGGGATGGCTGTGATGGCCACTACAGCAACGACAGTTGCTGGTTTCTTAGCCCTTGTAATCGCCCCTCTACCTATGATGGCAAACTTAGGTAAGGTATGTGCATTGGGTATAACCTTCTGTATGATCTGTGTAATCACTCTACTTCCAGCACTCCTCGTCATCGAGGAGAGGTATATACTACCCCTGTTTAAAAAGGAGAGGTAATTAGGTGATACTGTGATATCTAAGAGAGGTTTTGGAGTACTGTTGATACTGATGATAATAGTAATTACAAATGTAGAGGCTCTAAGTTTAGGAGAACTTCAATACTCCCCTGAAGTTATATACCCTGGAGATGATGTAGATCTCTGGATCAAGGTAACTAACAACGATGAGAAGGATTTAAAAAATATAGAGGTGTCTATTAAACCTCACTATCCCTTCGAGTTGAGACAGGTTAATCCCAAGAAGGGAACCGCAGTAATACATCACCTGAATCCTGGGGAGAGTGATATAGTATACTTTAAACTTCACATAGATGAAAGTGCAATATCGAGAGAGTATAGACTGGATATAACAGTTTCCTACGACAAGATTGAATATGATAAAGGAGAGGAGATAGTAACTCACTATAATTGGACAAAGGTATACTACATTCCCGTTTATGGTACTCCAAACTTTGAGATAGAATTAATTAATAATTCTCCATCACTTACCCCTGGAAAGACAGAGAGGATCTCACTTCTAATATACAATAAAGGTACTGGGAAGGCTAAAGAGTGTACCCTATCCATCGGAGGTAATCAGTATATATCCCCTGTTGGTAGCACGAAATTTTACCTAGGTACTGTTAAACCCCAGGGGAGAAAACTTATAAACCTAAGGTTATACACCAATGGAGGCACACCTGAGGGGACCTATATTATCCCTGCAACTCTATCCTGGATAGATGAAGGAGGTAAAGTGAAAAGTGAAAACATAAACATAGGACTGACTGTTAAGGGAGATGTTCTATTAGGTGTCTCAAATGTGATCACCACTCCAAGGGAGATCAAGCCTGGAGATACCTATGTAAGGATAGATGTTACAGTGACCAACAACGGCCATGGGGAAGCAAAGGATGTAAAAGTACATCTAAAAACCTCCTACCCATTCCGGGACAGTTGGAGTAGTGCAAACTTTAAAGGTATTGGAACACTGAAGGGAGGGGAGAGTAAAACTGTCTCATTTACTGTAGATGTTGATAAATCTGCCACCTCTAAGCATTACAAGGTTCCCATCTATATGGAGTACTTAGATGTATTCAACAGAAGACACAACACAACAGAAACCATAGATATATACGTTAAATCAAAACCAGTACTTGAGATCCTCTCAAAGGAGTACACTGTAAAGGCAGGAAAGGATAATATACTTCTGATAACTGTAAAGAATGTAGGTAATGAAAAGGCGGAAGGAGTAAGGATAACTGCCATTAGAAACAGTGCCCAACCTTTTGACTATCCTAAGAAAAGTGATACAGTAGGTACATTAAACCCAGGAGAAAATGGAACTGGTGCCATCGTTGTCAGTGTAGATAGAGATGCACTACCTAAGGAGTACATTATTACCCTTGAGATAAGGGCAATTGGAGATAGGGATAAGGGAGATAACAACGTCTATATTACTCAGAAGAGTATAAAGGTTAAGGTTGAAAAAGGAGGAGGTGGGATACCTCTTCTCTTGTATTATGGAGTTATAGGGATGATAGTGGCAGGAGGAATGATTTATTATTTCAGGGAAAATCTAGATAAAAACTAAATTACCCTAATTCCCATCAAAAAATTCTAATAAGAATAACAATAATTATAAAAAATAAAAATATAAAAAGAAGTATTAAAATTATTGAAATCAAAACAAGAGATAAATAATTTCTCCTAGGACGCTCTAAGATACTGTAGGGATAAAGCAGATCCTCCCTAACAGTCTGCTATTATCAACTTTATTATTTTTTTTATTATCTAAATCTTACTTTGATGGAAATTAAGGTTTATTTTATTATTATTCCTCTTAAGATTTTTATTATTTTTTTATTATGATTATTATTTTTATTATTATTTTTTTAATCACAATCTTGATGGGAACTAGGGTATAATATTTATTCATTACTTTTATTGTCATTATTATTTTTATATAAGTTCAAGATTTTATTAGATAATAACAAAAAAATCTGGTGAGTAAATGGAGATAATAGAGAAGGCTATAAACAGTCTAAGAAATGGAAAGATAGTACTTGTCTACGACAGCGATGATAGAGAGGGAGAAACTGACATGGTTGTAGTTTCGGAGAAGATAACACCTGAACATATAAAGAGTATGAGAAAGGATGGTGGCGGCCTTATATGTACTGCAGTACATCCGGAGATCTGCAACGCCATAGGCATTCCCTTTATGGTAGATGTACTCCTTGAAGCCTCAAAGAGATACCCATTACTGAAAGAACTCTATCCTTCTGATATTCCATATGATGAGAAATCCTCTTTCTCTATTACTATAAACCATAGAAGGACATTTACAGGTATTACAGATAGAGATAGAGCGTACACCATAAGAAAACTTGCTGATCTTTGTAAGGAGAAGAGGTTTAACGACTTCGGCAAAGAATTCAGATCTCCAGGGCATGTTATTCTCCTAAGGGCTGCTGAAGGTCTTGTTAGGAGTAGAAGGGGCCATACAGAGATGACAGTGGCCCTTGCAGAGTTGGCAAATATGACTCCAATTACCACCATCTGTGAGATGATGGGAGATGATGGCTACGCCATGAATAAGAGTGAGGCTAGGAAGTATGCAGAGAAACACAACTTAGTATTTTTAAGTGGGGAAGATATTATAAACTACTACCTCGAGAGGATATAGTTATAGGTGGTATTATGGCTGTAAAGGTAGGTATTGCTGATACTACCTTTGCAAGGGTAGATATGGCATCTGCTGCGATAAAAAAACTTAAGGAGTTAACACCGAAGATAAAGATAATTAGATATACAGTACCTGGGATAAAGGATCTACCTGTGGCCTGTAAAAAACTTATTGAGGAGGAGAACTGTGAGATTGTAATGGCCCTTGGAATGCCTGGGAAGGAGGAGAAAGATAAAGTATGTGCCCATGAGGCTTCCCAGGGTATTATGATGGCCCAACTTATGACCAACAAACATATTATAGAGGTATTTGTCCATGAAGACGAGGCTAAAGATGAAAAGGAGTTAGAGTGGCTTGCAAAGAGGAGGGCAGAGGAGCACGCCGAGAATGTATACTATCTACTTTTCAATAGAAAGTTCTTAGAGAAAAATGCTGGTAAGGGATTGAGACAGGGGTTTGAAGATGTTGGGCCTGCTAGAGAATAAATTGTTTTAAATTTTAAACGATGGATAGGTTTTTATAGGATGAAAACAACAATAGATAAAAACACTTCTGTGCGGGGAGTTGGGCCCCCCTAAGTGGAGTCGAGGTTCTACGGAATAAGACTCAAGTCCATTTATGAGAGGGTAATGGAATATCCCATTACCTTCGTAAATGGACAGGCCCATAAATAGCGTATGAAATATGGTGAATAGAATGTCATTCAATAGTCAAAGAAATAATAGAAAAATACCTGTAGTTGAGGGGAAGGAGTATAAGGTAACAATTGAGGACATGGGAAGAGGAGGAGATGGAATAGCAAGAGTAGAAGGATTTGTTGTTTTTGTCCCCAATACTACAAAGGGAGAAACAATTACAGTTAAAATAACTGCAGTAAAGGATAGATTTGCCTTTGGAGAGAGGGTATAATATATCCTTTAAATTCTCTTTTTTATAATTTTTTATTTTTTATTAGGCATCAGATTTTAGAAGTTTCTCATCCCCATTCAGCCGGGGACAACTTCATCATCTGCCTGGAACTTAGTTTTAATTAGGTATATACTCCTCTAAAACGTTGAGGAGATCTTTTATTAACTTTTTCTCATTTACAGCATCTAGTTCAAAGTTAGATCTGATTATAGCATACGTATTAACATTGTTTATACTTATAGGTAATATATGGATATAATAATTTTCAAATTTAATAGATATTTTTTTAGGTTTATTCTTCGATAACTTATGAGTACGTTGAAATAGAGCACTGTACTTTGCAGAGATTTCGTCAGGATTTCTAATTGTAGATACTATAGGAAGTCCCTCTTCGGAGGTTATAGTTATACTTGTTACATCATTCTCCAATGCCACTTCTATAAGGTCGAACTTATTTGATAACTTTTCATTACTGATATTTATACTTTCAGTCGTATATCTTTTTAATTCTAACAAACTATTAACGATTTCATCTTCAAGTTTCTCTTTTTCTAACAATCTCTCCTTTTCTTTTTTAATAGTATATATATACCATCCTAACATTATTACTACCAAACCTATTAAAAAAAGTATAAGAAATAAAAATATAGAATCCATAATAGCACCTATTTTTGCACTATCTCAATATTTATCTTTGGATTTATCTCTATAACATACTGAGATAGTATATCTTCTATATCTTTTTTAATTTTTTCTACCTTTATATTTCTAAATAATCTCCCACGATAGAATATAAATCCAAGTAATGATTTAGGTATTATTTTTATGTTGCAGACACAATGGTACCCCTCGTTATAATATACCTCCATATCTATCTCAAAACTTTTTACATACTTACAACTTTCTAAATAAGAACGTATTTTTTCCTCTAGATCTTTTTTAATGCCTTCTAATTCTTCATAGGATGGCTCAAAAACATTTTTAATAAGATTTTCTATAGATTCTTCATCTGGTAATGTAATGTTAAGTTTCTCTAAAAGTTTCTCTTTATCAAGAGGTATCTCTTCCTCTATTTCTTCTATTTCTTCGCTTATTTCTTCTTTGGTATCTTCTATGTCGTTATCCTCACTAATTTCATCATCTTCTTTTAACGATTCGATATCAACTAGTGCCATCTGTGGATAGTATTCTATAAGTATCTCTACTTTATCTTCATTGTATTCAAAAATATCAACTACAATATCGGGATAGGATAAAAGTTTTTTAATCATGAAACATGCCTCTTTACCAAATAGAACTTTGTTGTTATACTCATAAGCGGCCAGTATAGGTGTTTTATCTTTATACACTATATAGCCCTTTTTATATCCATCTTCATCCTTTTTAAATATCTCCACTAGTGTATATCCTTTCAAGTAATCAGTATATTCCTTTCCCACATTCATCTTTAAAGGTTTACCTTCAGGTATCATCAATACTATATCGTAATAGTGGAACTTTTTTTCAGATTCTACTTCTTTTTCAGAACTTTTTTTCACGTCTTTACTTAAAAACATCTCTTTGTATACATCCATCATCGTATTTAATTTTTCTATAGGATATTCATATACCTCTATTATAGGTTTGTTATTTTTCATCCTCTCTATGTACTCTATAGCCTTGTCTCCAAAGGCTTCTATATCGTTATAGTTGTAGTAGTAACCAACAACAACTCCATTTTTCAGAAAGATATATCCCTCTTCAAAGCCTTTATCCCTCCTTATTGAAAGTTTAATATATCCCGTAAAATCCTTTAATTCTTTCAGTATTTCATCTACATTTTTATCTTCCACTATTTTAATTAATTTTCCCTCTATAATATATACTGTCATAATACTTCACCTTAAAGAAGAT encodes:
- a CDS encoding COG1361 S-layer family protein produces the protein MIIVITNVEALSLGELQYSPEVIYPGDDVDLWIKVTNNDEKDLKNIEVSIKPHYPFELRQVNPKKGTAVIHHLNPGESDIVYFKLHIDESAISREYRLDITVSYDKIEYDKGEEIVTHYNWTKVYYIPVYGTPNFEIELINNSPSLTPGKTERISLLIYNKGTGKAKECTLSIGGNQYISPVGSTKFYLGTVKPQGRKLINLRLYTNGGTPEGTYIIPATLSWIDEGGKVKSENINIGLTVKGDVLLGVSNVITTPREIKPGDTYVRIDVTVTNNGHGEAKDVKVHLKTSYPFRDSWSSANFKGIGTLKGGESKTVSFTVDVDKSATSKHYKVPIYMEYLDVFNRRHNTTETIDIYVKSKPVLEILSKEYTVKAGKDNILLITVKNVGNEKAEGVRITAIRNSAQPFDYPKKSDTVGTLNPGENGTGAIVVSVDRDALPKEYIITLEIRAIGDRDKGDNNVYITQKSIKVKVEKGGGGIPLLLYYGVIGMIVAGGMIYYFRENLDKN
- a CDS encoding DUF2226 domain-containing protein, whose amino-acid sequence is MTVYIIEGKLIKIVEDKNVDEILKELKDFTGYIKLSIRRDKGFEEGYIFLKNGVVVGYYYNYNDIEAFGDKAIEYIERMKNNKPIIEVYEYPIEKLNTMMDVYKEMFLSKDVKKSSEKEVESEKKFHYYDIVLMIPEGKPLKMNVGKEYTDYLKGYTLVEIFKKDEDGYKKGYIVYKDKTPILAAYEYNNKVLFGKEACFMIKKLLSYPDIVVDIFEYNEDKVEILIEYYPQMALVDIESLKEDDEISEDNDIEDTKEEISEEIEEIEEEIPLDKEKLLEKLNITLPDEESIENLIKNVFEPSYEELEGIKKDLEEKIRSYLESCKYVKSFEIDMEVYYNEGYHCVCNIKIIPKSLLGFIFYRGRLFRNIKVEKIKKDIEDILSQYVIEINPKINIEIVQK
- the ribB gene encoding 3,4-dihydroxy-2-butanone-4-phosphate synthase, which produces MEIIEKAINSLRNGKIVLVYDSDDREGETDMVVVSEKITPEHIKSMRKDGGGLICTAVHPEICNAIGIPFMVDVLLEASKRYPLLKELYPSDIPYDEKSSFSITINHRRTFTGITDRDRAYTIRKLADLCKEKRFNDFGKEFRSPGHVILLRAAEGLVRSRRGHTEMTVALAELANMTPITTICEMMGDDGYAMNKSEARKYAEKHNLVFLSGEDIINYYLERI
- the ribC gene encoding riboflavin synthase, with product MAVKVGIADTTFARVDMASAAIKKLKELTPKIKIIRYTVPGIKDLPVACKKLIEEENCEIVMALGMPGKEEKDKVCAHEASQGIMMAQLMTNKHIIEVFVHEDEAKDEKELEWLAKRRAEEHAENVYYLLFNRKFLEKNAGKGLRQGFEDVGPARE
- a CDS encoding TRAM domain-containing protein, which gives rise to MVNRMSFNSQRNNRKIPVVEGKEYKVTIEDMGRGGDGIARVEGFVVFVPNTTKGETITVKITAVKDRFAFGERV